TACGTACCAGGTCCTTGATCTTGACCTCGACCGGCAGGGTGCAGCAGCTGGAGACACAAGAGCCGCACATCGGGGCCGAATATTTGGCCCACGTATCGAGACGGTCGATCTCGGCGGCGGCAATCAGGTTGGGCTTCATCATCGGGAATTACCAGGCGTGTGCATCAGGGCGCGCGATCATACCGGGACTGGTGGATTTTTGAACAACCTTTCGCCAGATTTTTGCAAATGCCGCGCAAATGTCATTCAGTCCGGCACGGCCCCTGCATTCATTAGCCCACTCGCCAAGGTAATGCCGGGCTATCTCACCGACTTCGGAAAAACTGCCGAACCAGCGCCTCTACCGTCGGTCAGACCGTCTAGGCTCAGACAATTCCCCGCTCGCTCGAGGTCCTATCGATGACTCAAGAACCACTAGTTCGCGAAGCAGAGGTGGCCGCATTCCGCGATGCCGTCCTGACCAAGCTCACCTATGCAGTGGGTAAAGACCCGGATCACGCTTTCGACCATGACTGGTTCGAAGCCATTGCCCTGGCGGCGCGCGACCACATGGTCGAACACTGGATGGACCACACCCGGCAGATCTACCGCAAAGGCCAGAAACGGGTGTATTACCTCTCGCTGGAATTTCTCATCGGTCGTTTGCTCTACGACAGCCTGAGCAATCTCGGCCTGCTCGACGTCGCCCGTGAGGCACTGACTGAACTGGGTGTCGATCTGGAACGGATTCGCCTGCTGGAACCCGACGCGGCACTCGGCAACGGTGGCCTCGGACGTCTGGCGGCGTGCTTCATGGAGAGTATGTCGACCCTAGGCATCGCCGGGCACGGCTACGGCATTCGCTACGAGCATGGGCTGTTCCGGCAGGCCATCGTCGATGGCTGGCAGCAGGAGCAGACCGAGCACTGGCTGGACTTCGGCAACCCGTGGGAGTTCGAACGTCCGGAAGTGGTGTACTCGATCGGCTTCGGCGGCAGCGTCGAAACCGTGACCGATGCCAGCGGCAAGACCAAACAGGTCTGGTCGCCTGCGGAAACCGTGCGGGCGATTGCCTATGACACGCCAGTGGTCGGCTGGCGCGGGGCGAGCGTCAACACCCTGCGCCTGTGGCGCGCCCGAGCCATGGAAGATCTGCACCTGGAGCGCTTCAACGCCGGTGACCACTTGGGCGCCGTCGCCGAAGTCGCGCGGGCTGAAAGCATTTCCCGGGTTCTCTATCCGGCCGACAGCACCGAAGCCGGGCAAGAGCTGCGTCTGCGTCAGGAGTATTTCTTCGTCGCCGCTTCTCTGCAGGATTTGCTGCGCCGCCATCGCAACATGCACACCTCGGTGCTGACCTTGGGCGATCACGCGGCGATCCAGCTCAACGACACCCACCCTTCGATTGCCGTTGCTGAATTGATGCGGCAACTGGTCGACGTCTACGACGTGGCCTGGGATGCGGCGTGGCAAGTCACCGTCGATACCTTGTCGTACACCAACCACACGCTGTTGCCCGAGGCGCTGGAAACCTGGCCGGTCGGCTTGATGGAACGCATGCTGCCGCGGCACATGCAGATTATTTATCTGATCAACGCGCAGCACATCGACTCGCTGCGCGCCAAGGGCATTCATGATTTCGACGTGCTGCGCGCGGTGTCGCTGATCGAAGAGGACAACGGTCGCCGGGTGCGCATGGGCAACCTCGCGTTCCTCGGTTCGCACAGCGTCAACGGCGTGTCCGGGCTGCACACGCAGTTGATGCGCAAGACAGTATTCGCCGAACTGCACAAGCTCTACCCGGAACGGATCAACAACAAAACCAACGGCATCACCTTCCGCCGTTGGCTGTTCCAGGCCAACTCCGAGCTGACCTCGATGCTGGTCGACTCCCTCGGCCCGGAGGTGCTGGATAACCCGGAAGAACGCTTGCTCGACCTCGAACCGTTCGCCGAGCAACCCGCCTTCCGCAAAGCCTTCGCCGAACAGCGCCTGCACAGCAAAAAGGCCCTGGCCTATCTGATTCACGAG
The Pseudomonas fluorescens genome window above contains:
- a CDS encoding glycogen/starch/alpha-glucan phosphorylase — protein: MTQEPLVREAEVAAFRDAVLTKLTYAVGKDPDHAFDHDWFEAIALAARDHMVEHWMDHTRQIYRKGQKRVYYLSLEFLIGRLLYDSLSNLGLLDVAREALTELGVDLERIRLLEPDAALGNGGLGRLAACFMESMSTLGIAGHGYGIRYEHGLFRQAIVDGWQQEQTEHWLDFGNPWEFERPEVVYSIGFGGSVETVTDASGKTKQVWSPAETVRAIAYDTPVVGWRGASVNTLRLWRARAMEDLHLERFNAGDHLGAVAEVARAESISRVLYPADSTEAGQELRLRQEYFFVAASLQDLLRRHRNMHTSVLTLGDHAAIQLNDTHPSIAVAELMRQLVDVYDVAWDAAWQVTVDTLSYTNHTLLPEALETWPVGLMERMLPRHMQIIYLINAQHIDSLRAKGIHDFDVLRAVSLIEEDNGRRVRMGNLAFLGSHSVNGVSGLHTQLMRKTVFAELHKLYPERINNKTNGITFRRWLFQANSELTSMLVDSLGPEVLDNPEERLLDLEPFAEQPAFRKAFAEQRLHSKKALAYLIHERLGIAVNPAAMFDVQVKRIHEYKRQLLNLMHTVALYQAIRAEPEVDWVPRVKIFAGKAAASYHQAKLIIKLTNDIARVVNNDPTVRGLLKVVFLPNYNVSLAESIIPAADLSEQISTAGFEASGTSNMKFGLNGALTIGTLDGANVEMCERIGAEHMFIFGLSAQQVEARKQNHEFSAAPDIAASHRLSDVLQAIRSGVFSPDDTSRYTGLIDSLVDYDRFLVCADFDSYWEAQKRVDAHWHDSNNWWRSAVLNTARMGWFSSDRTIREYATDIWKALE